The following are encoded in a window of Corynebacterium argentoratense DSM 44202 genomic DNA:
- a CDS encoding decaprenylphospho-beta-D-erythro-pentofuranosid-2-ulose 2-reductase, giving the protein MINAVGKPQHILLLGGTSDIGLAIVEEFLSSGSATVTLAARKTSSHLDAAVKKIEAAGATAVNVIDFDATDFSSHPKVIDAAWEHGEVDVAIVAFGTLGDAEELWQNQEKAVASAQINYTGGVSVGVLLGQKMKAQRHGTIVALSSVAGVKVRRSNFVYGSTKAGFDGFYEQLGEALREFGARVLLVRPGQVRTKMSADVEEAPLTVDREDVAKAVVDGVINKKDTVWVHPLFQYVMMVLQHIPKPIFRKLPF; this is encoded by the coding sequence ATGATTAACGCCGTCGGCAAACCTCAACACATCCTCCTGCTGGGCGGAACTTCAGACATCGGCCTGGCAATCGTCGAAGAATTCCTCTCCTCCGGCTCCGCCACCGTCACTCTCGCAGCCCGCAAAACCTCCAGTCACCTCGACGCCGCGGTCAAAAAAATCGAGGCCGCCGGTGCCACCGCTGTCAACGTCATCGACTTCGACGCCACCGACTTCTCCTCACACCCAAAGGTTATTGACGCCGCGTGGGAACACGGCGAAGTTGACGTCGCGATCGTCGCATTCGGTACCCTCGGTGATGCCGAAGAACTGTGGCAAAACCAAGAAAAAGCAGTCGCATCTGCACAAATCAACTACACCGGTGGCGTCAGCGTTGGCGTGCTGCTGGGCCAAAAGATGAAAGCCCAACGCCACGGCACCATCGTCGCACTCAGCTCCGTCGCCGGTGTTAAAGTTCGCCGCTCCAACTTCGTCTATGGCTCCACCAAAGCAGGATTCGACGGCTTCTACGAACAACTCGGCGAAGCCCTTCGCGAGTTCGGTGCCCGCGTGCTCCTCGTCCGCCCCGGCCAAGTCCGCACCAAGATGAGCGCCGATGTTGAAGAAGCGCCGCTCACCGTCGACCGTGAGGATGTCGCCAAGGCTGTAGTGGACGGCGTCATTAATAAAAAAGACACCGTGTGGGTCCACCCCCT
- a CDS encoding FAD-binding oxidoreductase, producing MTSNTSTTSTVAQEASHGAHGSLNTEARKLTGWGRTAPTTAEVLSTPDVEKIIEAVKLVADQNSEKPDHLKRGIIARGMGRSYGDPAQNAGGVVVDMQPLNVIHSIDTETAIVDVDGGVTLDQLMKAALPYGLWVPVLPGTRQVTIGGAIGPDIHGKNHHSAGSFGNHVVSMELLVADGRVLHLEPNGTPDDPNGELFWATVGGMGLTGIILRAQIKMTRTETAYFIADGDLTPNLDATIEFHSDGSEKNYTYSSAWFDAISPEPKLGRAAISRGSLATLAQLEELSPKLAKQPLKFNAPQLITVPDIFPNFTMNKLSMIAVGELWWLKSGTYKNKVQNLTQFYQPLDLIGEWNRGYGSKGFLQYQFIVPREAVEPFKEIIRDIQSSGHYSALNVFKLFGEGNKAPLSFPMPGWNVCVDFPIKPGLGAFLDELDKRVMEFGGRLYLAKESRTSAENFHKMYPELDGWLKTRNAIDPHGVFASDMSRRLQL from the coding sequence ATGACTAGCAACACAAGCACGACCAGCACCGTCGCTCAAGAAGCTTCGCACGGTGCCCACGGCAGCTTGAACACAGAAGCTCGCAAGCTCACAGGCTGGGGCCGCACCGCCCCGACCACCGCCGAGGTACTTTCCACCCCCGACGTCGAGAAAATCATCGAAGCCGTCAAGCTGGTAGCGGACCAAAACTCGGAAAAGCCAGACCACCTCAAGCGCGGCATCATCGCCCGTGGCATGGGCCGCTCTTACGGTGACCCTGCACAAAATGCCGGCGGCGTCGTAGTCGACATGCAGCCGCTGAACGTCATCCACTCTATCGACACCGAAACCGCCATCGTGGACGTTGACGGCGGCGTCACCCTCGACCAGCTGATGAAGGCCGCACTGCCGTACGGCCTGTGGGTTCCTGTACTGCCCGGCACCCGCCAGGTCACCATCGGCGGCGCGATCGGCCCGGACATTCACGGCAAAAACCACCACTCCGCGGGCTCCTTCGGCAACCACGTCGTATCAATGGAACTGCTCGTCGCTGACGGCCGCGTCCTCCACCTCGAGCCCAACGGCACCCCCGACGATCCCAATGGGGAGCTCTTCTGGGCCACTGTGGGCGGAATGGGCCTGACCGGCATCATCCTGCGTGCACAAATTAAAATGACGCGCACCGAAACCGCCTACTTCATCGCAGACGGTGACCTCACCCCGAACCTCGATGCAACCATCGAATTCCACTCCGATGGTTCCGAGAAGAACTACACCTACTCCTCCGCGTGGTTCGACGCCATTTCCCCGGAACCCAAACTGGGCCGCGCCGCCATTTCCCGCGGCTCGCTAGCCACCCTGGCCCAGCTGGAAGAACTCTCACCCAAACTGGCGAAACAGCCCCTCAAGTTCAATGCCCCGCAGCTGATCACGGTTCCGGATATCTTCCCGAACTTCACCATGAACAAGCTGTCCATGATTGCCGTCGGCGAACTGTGGTGGCTAAAGTCCGGCACTTACAAAAACAAGGTGCAGAACCTCACGCAGTTCTATCAACCCCTCGACCTCATTGGTGAATGGAACCGCGGCTACGGCTCCAAGGGCTTCCTCCAGTACCAATTCATCGTCCCGCGCGAAGCAGTGGAACCCTTCAAGGAAATCATCCGCGATATCCAAAGCAGCGGCCACTACTCGGCTCTCAACGTGTTCAAGCTGTTCGGCGAAGGCAATAAGGCCCCCTTGTCCTTCCCGATGCCCGGCTGGAACGTCTGCGTGGACTTCCCCATCAAACCCGGCCTTGGCGCATTCCTCGACGAACTCGACAAACGCGTCATGGAATTCGGTGGCCGCCTCTACCTCGCTAAGGAATCCCGCACCTCCGCGGAAAACTTCCACAAAATGTACCCCGAGCTCGACGGCTGGCTGAAGACCCGCAACGCGATCGACCCCCACGGCGTCTTCGCCTCCGACATGTCGCGTCGCCTGCAGCTCTAA